Part of the Ochotona princeps isolate mOchPri1 chromosome 15, mOchPri1.hap1, whole genome shotgun sequence genome, ggcagcaatgactaaggctgagctaagccaaagccaggagcctcttccgggtctcccacgcaggtgcaggggcccaagcccttgggccgtcatcctccgctgcttttccaggccataagcagggaactggatcaaaagtggagcatccaggactcgaacctatGCCCCTGAGAGACATCAACATCATAGGcaacagctttactcactatgccccGCCCCCACTGTCAACCCCTATTGGTGGAATACCAGATCACCACCCACATAAtcctaggagccagcagctggccTTGGCATGTCCTCATCCCTGTGGGGAGCCCAGCAGCTCCTGTCTGCCAGTGTCTGTGCGTTAACTGACCCACAGTCAGCACCCACGTGCGCCACAGCCTGTTCCTTCTGCCCGTCTATGCACTAGGACCCTTCCGAGCACTGCCCAAGCATCCTCACAGACTCCCCagggcccctccctccctcccaggatgcccaacACACACGCCTTCTCCTCAGGCCACTCCAGCTGGCTCTCTCTCACCAACACTGAACATCCAACCAGCCCCCTCCTCAGCCCCCCGCGGCGACCCTTCTTCAGGGAGCCGATTAGAGTCTGTGTGGTTCCCCAGGAGGCATCAGCCCTAGCCTCCCGCTGTACCCTCCACTGGCCCACCCGCCATGTGATAGGAACTTGTGTGTGGTTGAGACAGCTGGGGGATCCTGAACCCAGCCAGGGAGTAGAGATGGGGGGTCCCAATGCTGGGAGACAACCCACCTGCATGACATCCCTCAGCAGGAGTCATGCCTTGGGGTAGCCCTGtctggagaaggaggagggaggggatgaaggggagggaggggaggcaagGAGGCCTGTGGGGCTGAAACAAGATGCCTGGGGGAAGGGTCTGCAGCCAGGGTCAGCTCAAGGAGGACCCTCAGAAATCTCTACCCCCTTGGCTGCCTGGGAGCAGGCTCTGGTCTGgccgctgctgggccccagtgcGGCAAGCTCTCAGGGCCCACCCAGCTGGCGTCTGAGGGTAATGGTTGAGTGGCTAAACAGAGGAACCACAGGTGGAAGACGCAAGCTCCCAGTGGTCCGCTCAGGGTCCCACCCGGCAAGCAGGGGCGGGGCGGCGAGAGGGCCTGGCCCTCCCAGTTTCTTCCCCAGGGCAGAGAGGCAAGCTCAGAACTCAGCCCCAGCTGGTGGGGGTTCCTTCAGCACCATGAGGCAGAGCCCACGGCGCCCGCGGGGCCGGGATGGCCCCGCCCCAACATCCTGCATCCAGGCCCAGTGCTTTGACCCGCTGGTCCGCCACTGTGTGGCCTGCAGCCTCCTCCGCACACCGGAACCCAGACACGGTAAGAGAGGCCTGGAGTGGCCCTTGGAGTTCTGCCTGGTGGAGCCCCGACTTGCCCAGAACTCATGGGGACAACAGGCTCATGGGAGCCTTGTGGACAGGGCCTGGGTGGGCACCTGAGGGACCCTCACCACCGCCTCTCCTCCCCCACTCTCCTGCCCAGCCTCATCTGACCCTGCCTGCCTCAGGCCATCCTTTCTTTCAACCTCatgccctccctccctgtcccctgcacctgcagcgggaggcagcagcttggcgCCTGGGACAGCACTGCAGCCACAGGAGTCAGTGGGTGTGGGCATCGCCGAGGGGGCACTGCCCCTGCCCGGGCTGCTCTTTGGTGCCCCTGCGCTGCTGAGCTTGGTGCTGGCACTGGCCCTGGTGGCCCTGGTGACCTggaagcggcggcggcggcggccaggAGCTCCCTTCCCCAAGGTCCAGAACCCAGCCCCAGACGGTGAGTCTGGGGGAGTCCTCACTGGGGGAGGCTTGGTGCAGACGGATGAGCCAGGGTGCCAGTGAAGGGAGGTCTGGACAGGGGAACAGGCCTGTTAAAGCAGATGGCAACGTTGCTCCCTCATGGCCAGATGAACAGGAAAATACAGGGTCCCGCCAGAAGCCCTGTTCCCAGTGACAGGATGCTgttctcctggcccctggcctttAGCACTCCGCCTTGCCAGGCCTCTGGCCAGGCGTTTCTGTTCCTGGATGTAGTCATGTGCCACCCTCACCAGCCTTCCCCCCCTGCTCACTCACTGGGATACAAAACTCGAGTAGAAACTTCCAGAGCAAGGATTGGGAAGGGTGAGACCCAATACCAAACCTCACCCGACACCCCTCCCTACCCTCACCCCAGAGCCCCTGGATGATGTCATCATCCCCGCCCCTGGAGCCCCAGATGCCACGGCTGCCAACTCACTTGGACCCAGAGAGGAACCAGGCCCTGTGCCCCCTGGCCACAGCATCCCAGTGCCTGCCACAGAGCTGGGCTCCACCGAGCTGGTGACCACCAAAACGGCCGGTCCAGAACAGCAGTAGCACCTGGAGGGCCCCTGCAAGCGGACCCCAGCCCTTCCTTCACTCCCCCCCAGCCCCGGTTCCTGCTGCCCGGAGCCCAGGGTGGACTAGGCTTGGCCTGGGTGTGAGTAGGTTTGTCTGCACGGTTTGGGATACTCCAATTACGAGGGTTTCCTTCTAGAGTCTGCAAGGCACTGCTAAGCTAAAATGAACCTGGGGTAGAAAAGAAACGCCGAGTGGGAGGATGCTGAATTCGGAGCGGGTGTTGTGCTTCTTTAGTACGCGGATGCGAGTGGCAGCAATGAGTAACCGGCTGATGGTTTCGCTCTGGGATTGAGTACAAGCTTATTTTAAGAAATACCCGGgaacaacaaaatgaaaggctgtgctgggctgtgcgTCAGCCCCAGGCGTAACGCAAGGCCCTTCGTGCAAGCTGGCCTAGGGGCCAGCATTGAGCTCCCACTTGGTTCCAGGCGAGCTGCCTTTTTCCCAGGGGTGCTGCaggggcccagcctggcctctcccCAGTTCTGGACCAACCAGCACCCTCCCTGCTGGCCCTCAGACGTGGGGTCACAACTCCCACCCTAGACTCTGTCCCAGATGCTTCTGGGGAACTGGCCACAGCCTAGCCCCCCATCCCCAGGGACCGTCTCCTCCCTCCGGCCACATCCTCTCCCTGAGCTGCCCACCAGTGCTGCCTGGTAGCCCCCGCtgcccctctgtctttccctccaaGCCCAGAACTGGCCATTACCATCCAAGTCCCTGACTAGCTGGTCCCTCTTTCAGGTGCCCCTGCCCCAGGAGCCAGGTGAGCAGAGTGGGCTCCgcagcagccagccagcagcagcagtaggagccagaagtctctctGCCCCGGGGCTCTGCCCTGGTCCTCCCCACCTCAGCCAGGACCTAGGCCTGAAGATGAAAAGGGTTGGGGAAACCCCTCCAGGGCCCAGACATGCAAACCTCAGGCACGTTACTGTCCCAGCTGAGGCCCTGGTGGGTACTGCTTTCCTGCCAGTCTTAGCATCTGGAAACCTGGGGAGGAGTGGACACAAGATTCTCCTTCCAGCCTGTGGCCCCCACAGGAGGACTGGAAGGAACTGTGGGAAATGCTGCCTCCCTCACACACCCATTCCACAGTTGAGAAAACTGAGACCCAACAAATGCAGAGCCGTTCCTTGGGGGTGGGCAGGAAGAACCAGGagagagcagtagaggagtgGGTGAGGAGGGCCACAGCAGGAAGGGGTGGAGGACCCACCTTGTCCATAGCCTGGACGCCTTACCTGCCCTGCGTCAGGGCGTCCAAAAAGGGGGAAggctcctgctgtgtgtgtgtgtctgcctcaaGAAAATAGTGTTGTGTTTTACAAACCAAGACGTGCGTGTTGAGGACAATGAAGAGGACAGTAACCCTGGCAGGCCCCCAGGACAGGAAGGACGgtgtgccagggcagctgatggccCCGTCACCCCGGGCGCTCTGTCCACACCTGCCCGGGCCCAGGTGGCATCTCGCTGTCCCAGCACTTCCCAGGGAGGCTCCAACATGTGTCCTCTGAGCATTTGGCTGTTTCCCCATCCAGCGAGTACCCTGCCAGCACGAGCCCTTGTGGGCATCGCTGATGCCAGGAGGGTCGCTGTGCCAGGTCTCCCCAAGCCAGAGCTCTGCTGCCATTGTGAGCTGCAGAGGAGCAAAGAGAAACCCAGCTCGGTACAGGGACCTGGCTCAGGGTACCcagggcagtggtggtggtgctgggccagcccagctgctgcccttcaCTTTGCCTGCCCAGCACTAGGTCACTCTTCCCCTGCCCCCTTCAGGCAGTGATGCCAAGAACTACTTGTcccctgggagcctggcacctgTCACCCTGGCTTGGGTCCCGCTATCCACAAAGTCCCTACACCACCCCCACTCTCAACCTGGCAGGTGGGGGCGGGGCGCCTTAAGTCTCAGTTCCCCCTGGGGCTTCCGGCAGGCCCCTTTCACTTCCTGCCGCTCGGCACCGGTGCTCAGCgagggagtggggaggcaggCCTGACCCCTCACCTCCCACGGTGTCTGGTGTCTGCGGCTACAGGAGGACCCACACCGCCCCGCCCCGGGAGGCCAACAGCACCTCCAGGCCCATGGGAGTACCTGGggcacaatgactggggctgggaggtAGGCAGCAGATCTGCCTGGCTGTGGCCAAGGGACAAGTGGACAAGTGTCCGAGGTCGCGGGAAAGCTAGGGCGAAGCCCTGAGGAGAAAGGGGGCTCCTGGCCCTTTCCCTAGCCATTCCCCTCTCGCGACCCCGAGGAGAGAGGGGGGGTCTGGGCCTTTTGCTGGGGAAGCTGAGTGGTTCCAGGGCCCATCTCCCACAGCTTCCAAGCTGCCCGCCATCCCGCAAGGCTCCCCGTGCAGTTAACGCGCTCAACGCTGTGCGTGCCTTGGGGGACAGGGCTGAAGGACCCCAAGCCACCTAACGGTGGAAGGGTGAGGCCAGGGGTGCAAGGTCTTGACCTTGGAGTCCCCGCCCCAACCCTAACCCCCATGTATGTGGTGTCAGGGTTGGGGGTGAGAGGCGTTATTCAGGCTGAGGAGGACGCATTTACAGGGAGGCGTGCCTGGGACTTTTCTGAAGCCTGAACCTCTGTTCCCTGTCCCCGCACTCCCCATGTGACCTCGGGAGCCCAGGGGCCCCTCCTTCCCAGAGGCAGCTGGGGCCTGTCACCTTCACAGTCAGGAGACAAAGGCAGCGGGGGCCACTCCACAGACCCCCTTCTGGGGCTGGAGGCACTGGCTCTCCAGGGAGTCCTGGGTCCTCCCACCCCTGCTTCTAGCGTGATGTCCCTCCACACAGAGGGAGGGTCCTTTAGTGAGCCTGGGCTGGCACTGACACCCACAGTGGTCCCGTTTCCAGCCCACGTAGGGATCAGGGCTGCCCAGGTCAGGTGTAGGCACTCCCTCTGGGGTAGGAAGCGCTGCTCTGGATTCGGActggtccagcccaggctgtcTCCCCTGTGCCTAGGAGCCCCCAGGACACCCAGCCTtccacagctggagccaggtgccagcaAGGGCTTGTGGTCAcaaccacacagacacacacagacacgcgtgTCCACAGAACCGCACGGGAGGAGTGCTGGCACCCGGAGCTGGAGGCGGGGTGG contains:
- the TNFRSF13C gene encoding tumor necrosis factor receptor superfamily member 13C; this translates as MRQSPRRPRGRDGPAPTSCIQAQCFDPLVRHCVACSLLRTPEPRHAGGSSLAPGTALQPQESVGVGIAEGALPLPGLLFGAPALLSLVLALALVALVTWKRRRRRPGAPFPKVQNPAPDEPLDDVIIPAPGAPDATAANSLGPREEPGPVPPGHSIPVPATELGSTELVTTKTAGPEQQ